Genomic DNA from Anaerolineae bacterium:
GGTGCGGCGCGAGGCCGAAGCGGTGGAAGCTCTGATTGCTGCTTGCCAGGCCGACGTGCTTGAGTGGGTTGGCAGTGAAGTGCTCGAGCTAGAGCAGGCAGAGACGAGAGACCCCAGCTAGCGCCTGGCGCTGCTCGTTCTGGCATCCGGGGCTGCTGTCCGAGTGCTCGAGTGAGGCGAAGGTTAGCTGCTGGGGATGGCCGAGCTGATGCCTGGCGAAGCGGAGGTCGGGGAAGGTAGTCCTGACACGGCCCGCTCCGCGTGGTCCCAGCATAGTTCGACTCTGAGACACTATGGAGTACAGCTTGCAGGCGATTCTGGCACTTGAGGACGGCACCATCTTCCGCGGACGTGCCTTCGGGGCGATCGGGGAGCGCACCGGCGAGGTGGTCTTCAACACCGGCATGACTGGCTACCAGGAGGTGCTTACCGACGCCTCCTACAAGGGCCAGATGGTGTGCATGACCTACCCTCACATCGGAAACTACGGCATCAACCGCCTGGACTACGAATCCCGGGGGCCTCAAGTGGAGGCCCTCATTGTGCGGGATGTGTCCGAGGAGCCCAGCAACTGGCTTTCGGAGGAGAGCCTGCCGGAGTTCCTCCTCCGGCACGGGGTCATGGGCGTGACTGACATAGACACGCGCGCCCTGACCAGGCACCTGCGCCAATTCGGCGTGATGAAGGCAGTGCTCTCCACTGACGACCTCGACGAGGACAGCCTGGTCCGCAAGGCTCAGACGGCCCCCGACATCTCGGAACAGCACCTGGTGGCGCAGGTCAGCACCCGCGAGCCCTACCACTGGGAGGAGGGTACGCCTCCGGAGTGGATGGCATCAGCGTACGGCTACAGCGAGCCCGCCCTGCCTGCCCCCAGCCGGCCGTACCGGGTCGTGGTGGTGGATACGGGGGTGAAGTTCAACATACTTCGGCGCCTGGTCGACTCCGGTTGCGATGTGACGGTGGTCCCCTATGACACCTCGGCCGAAGAGCTGCTTCGGCTAGAGCCGGAGGGAATCCTACTGGCCAACGGACCGGGCGATCCCGAGTCGGTGCCCGAGACTCTGGAGACGGCTCGGGCGCTTTGTGGCGTCAAGCCCATCTTCGGTATCTGTCTCGGCCACCAGATACTGGGCCTGGCAGCCGGGGGGCGTAAGTTCAAACTCAAGTTCGGGCATCACGGCTTCAACCAGCCCACCAAGGTGCTGCGCACTGGCGCGGTGGAGATAACCTCCCAGAATCACAACTACGCTATAGACACCGCCACCCTCGACCTAAGCGAGATCGAGATTACCCACGTCAACCTGAACGACAACACGCTCGAGGGCATGCGCCACCGGAACGTGCCCATCTACAGCGTACAGTTTCATCCCGAAGCCTCACCGGGCCCCCACGACTCCAGCATGACCTTCCATCCCTTCATAGAGATGATGGAAGCGGAACGGGGTTGAGCGAGGCGGGGACATCGCGAGCGGCTGCCCCATCCCTTGAGGTCCACCAGACCGAGAAAGAGACAGATGCCTAGAAGGACAGACATCCACCGGATAATGATCATCGGCTCCGGGCCCATCGTGATCGGACAGGCGTGCGAGTTCGACTACTCCGGCACCCAAGCCGTCAAGGCCCTGAAGGAGGAGGGGTACGAGGTGGTGCTGGTGAACTCGAACCCAGCCACCATTATGACCGATCCTGAGCTGGCCGATCGTACCTACATTGAGCCATTGGACATGGACACGGTGGCCAGGATCATCGAGCGGGAACGGCCGGATGCGCTCTTGAGCACGGTAGGGGGCCAGACGGGACTGAACGTGTCCGTGGCGTTGGCCGAGGCCGGGGTGCTGGACCGCTTCGGGGTGGAGCTGATCGGGGCCAAACAGGAAGCGGTCAAGATCGCCGAGGACCGCAGCCTCTTCCGCGCTGCCATGCAGGAGATTGGGCTGGAGGTACCTCGGTCGGGGCTGGCGACCTCACTGGACCAGGCTCTGTCCGTAGTGAAGGAAGTGGGCTTTCCGGCCATCATCCGACCCTCGTTCACTCTGGGTGGCACCGGCGGCAGCACCGCCTACAACATCGAGGAGTTCCGGGAACTGGCTCAGCGCGGGCTCAACATCAGCCCCATCCACCAGATCCTCATCGAGGAGTCGGTCATCGGATGGAAGGAGCTCGAGCTGGAGGTGATGCGCGACCTGAACGACAACGTGGTTGTCATCTGCTCCATCGAGAACTTCGACCCCATGGGGGTGCACACGGGCGACAGCATCACCGTGGCCCCGGCGCAGACGCTCACCGACAAGGAATACGAGCGGATGCGCAACCAGGCGAAGGCCATCATCCGCAAGGTGGGAGTGGAGACGGGAGGCTCGAACATCCAGTTCGCCATCAGCCCCTACGACGGGCGTATCGTGGTCATTGAGATGAACCCGCGCGTGTCGCGGAGTTCGGCCCTGGCGAGCAAGGCTACCGGCTTCCCCATCGCCAAGATCGCCGCCAAGCTGGCAGTCGGCTATACCCTCGATGAGCTGCGCAACGACATCACCCGTGTCACTCCGGCCTCTTTCGAGCCCACCATTGACTACGTGGTGGTCAAGATCCCCCGATGGAACTTCGAGAAGTTCCCGGGTGCCGATGAAACCCTGGGCACCCAGATGAAGTCTGTGGGTGAGGTGATGGCTATCGGGCGAACCTTCATCGAGGCGCTGCAGAAGGGGGTGCGCTCACTAGAGATGGATCGGCACGGGCTGGGCGCCGACGGCCGGGACGACATAGAGCCCGAGCGCCTGCGGGAGCGCTTGGTCACTCCCAACCGCGATCGCATCTTCTATATGCGCTACGCCCTCGAGACGGGGATGTCGCGGAAGGAGGTTGCCGACCTGACTAAGATCGATCCCTGGTTCGTGCGCCAGATCGAGCGCCTGGTGGAATTCGAGCGGGAACTAGTGGGTCAGTCGCTGGAGACAGTGTCGCGCGACCTGCTCTGGCGGGCTAAGCGACTGGGCTACTCCGACGCTCAGTTGGCGCACTTGCTCGGGGTGGGCCGCAGTGCCGACACTCCCTTCCCGGAGCTTGTGGTTAGGCGTCGCCGGCTGGAGTTGGGCGTGCGCCCCACTTACAGCCGCGTGGACACCTGCGCTGCCGAGTTTGAGGCTTTCACTCCCTATCTCTACTCCACCTATGAAACCAGGTGCGAGGCCGACCCCACCGACCGGGACAAGGTGATCATTCTAGGTAGTGGCCCCAACCGGATCGGCCAGGGCATCGAGTTCGATTACTGCTGCTCCCACGCCTCGTTTGCTCTGCAGGAACTGGGCCTGGAAAGCATCATGATAAACTGCAACCCGGAGACGGTCAGCACCGACTATGACACCTCAGATCGGCTCTACTTCGAACCGCTAACCCTAGAAGACGTGCTCAACGTGGTGGACGTGGAGAGGCCTAGGGGGGTGGTCCTCCAGTTCGGAGGACAGACGCCCCTGAAGCTGGCCGAGGGGCTCCAGTACGCCGGTGTGCCCATCCTGGGTACCTCCCCTGATAGCATAGACCTGGCCGAGGACCGGGAGCGCTTTGGGGATCTTCTGCTACGTCTGGGAATCCCGCAGCCCGAGAACGGGACCGCTACTTCCTTTGAGGAGGCGCGGGAGGTCGCGGCCAAGATCGGGTACCCGGTGCTGGTTCGGCCCTCGTACGTGCTGGGCGGGCGGGCCATGGCCATCGTCTACGATGAGGAGGAGCTGGAGCGCTACATGCGGGCTGCGGTCCAGGTTACCCACGAGCACCCGGTGCTGATTGACCGTTTCCTCGAGGACGCCTTCGAGATGGACGTGGACTGCATCAGCGACGGGGAGACCTCGGTCATCGGGGGCATCATGGAGCAGATCGAGCTCGCCGGCGTCCATTCGGGCGATAGCGCCTGCGTCATCCCCACCTACATGGTGAAGCCTGAGCATGCCGAGACCATGCGCGAGTACACACGGCGACTGGCCGAGGCGTTGCGCGTGCGGGGGCTAATGAACGTGCAGTACGCCATGAAGGAGGGCGTGGTGTACGTGCTGGAGGTTAACCCCCGGGCCAGCCGCACCATCCCTTACGTGAGCAAGGCCATTGGGCATCCGCTGGCCAAGTTGGCCACCAAGGTCATGCTGGGTCATACGTTGGGTGAGTTAGGTTTCACGGAGGAAGTGGAGCCGCATGCCTACTACGTCAAGGAAGTGGTGTTGCCCTTCATCAAGTTTCCCGGCGTGGACACGGTGTTAGGGCCAGAGATGCGCAGCACTGGTGAGGCCATGGGCGTGGGAGCCAACTTCGGCCTCGCCTACGCTAAGGCCCAGATGGGGGTGTCCTGCCCTCTGCCGACGAGTGGCACCGCCTTTCTGAGCGTCAACGACAACGACAAGCCGAACCTGCTTCCCATCGCCACTAGCCTGGCTCAGGCGGGGTTTCGCTTGCTCGCTACCGGCGGCACGGCTGCGTTCTTGCGCTCTTACGGCCTGGATGTGGAGACGATCCGCAAGGTGAGCGAGGGGCGGCCCAACGGGGTGGACTACATCAAGAACGGGGACATAGACCTTATCATCAACACGCCACTGGGCAAGGCCTCCTTCAGCGATGAAGGAGCGCTGCGCCGGGCGGCTGTGGCCTACAACGTACCCTGCATGACTACGCTGTCAGCCGCCTC
This window encodes:
- the carB gene encoding carbamoyl-phosphate synthase large subunit, whose translation is MPRRTDIHRIMIIGSGPIVIGQACEFDYSGTQAVKALKEEGYEVVLVNSNPATIMTDPELADRTYIEPLDMDTVARIIERERPDALLSTVGGQTGLNVSVALAEAGVLDRFGVELIGAKQEAVKIAEDRSLFRAAMQEIGLEVPRSGLATSLDQALSVVKEVGFPAIIRPSFTLGGTGGSTAYNIEEFRELAQRGLNISPIHQILIEESVIGWKELELEVMRDLNDNVVVICSIENFDPMGVHTGDSITVAPAQTLTDKEYERMRNQAKAIIRKVGVETGGSNIQFAISPYDGRIVVIEMNPRVSRSSALASKATGFPIAKIAAKLAVGYTLDELRNDITRVTPASFEPTIDYVVVKIPRWNFEKFPGADETLGTQMKSVGEVMAIGRTFIEALQKGVRSLEMDRHGLGADGRDDIEPERLRERLVTPNRDRIFYMRYALETGMSRKEVADLTKIDPWFVRQIERLVEFERELVGQSLETVSRDLLWRAKRLGYSDAQLAHLLGVGRSADTPFPELVVRRRRLELGVRPTYSRVDTCAAEFEAFTPYLYSTYETRCEADPTDRDKVIILGSGPNRIGQGIEFDYCCSHASFALQELGLESIMINCNPETVSTDYDTSDRLYFEPLTLEDVLNVVDVERPRGVVLQFGGQTPLKLAEGLQYAGVPILGTSPDSIDLAEDRERFGDLLLRLGIPQPENGTATSFEEAREVAAKIGYPVLVRPSYVLGGRAMAIVYDEEELERYMRAAVQVTHEHPVLIDRFLEDAFEMDVDCISDGETSVIGGIMEQIELAGVHSGDSACVIPTYMVKPEHAETMREYTRRLAEALRVRGLMNVQYAMKEGVVYVLEVNPRASRTIPYVSKAIGHPLAKLATKVMLGHTLGELGFTEEVEPHAYYVKEVVLPFIKFPGVDTVLGPEMRSTGEAMGVGANFGLAYAKAQMGVSCPLPTSGTAFLSVNDNDKPNLLPIATSLAQAGFRLLATGGTAAFLRSYGLDVETIRKVSEGRPNGVDYIKNGDIDLIINTPLGKASFSDEGALRRAAVAYNVPCMTTLSAASAAVEGILALLEGDPGVCSLQEYHALQRTQTAAGSPRGSGAE
- the carA gene encoding glutamine-hydrolyzing carbamoyl-phosphate synthase small subunit — protein: MQAILALEDGTIFRGRAFGAIGERTGEVVFNTGMTGYQEVLTDASYKGQMVCMTYPHIGNYGINRLDYESRGPQVEALIVRDVSEEPSNWLSEESLPEFLLRHGVMGVTDIDTRALTRHLRQFGVMKAVLSTDDLDEDSLVRKAQTAPDISEQHLVAQVSTREPYHWEEGTPPEWMASAYGYSEPALPAPSRPYRVVVVDTGVKFNILRRLVDSGCDVTVVPYDTSAEELLRLEPEGILLANGPGDPESVPETLETARALCGVKPIFGICLGHQILGLAAGGRKFKLKFGHHGFNQPTKVLRTGAVEITSQNHNYAIDTATLDLSEIEITHVNLNDNTLEGMRHRNVPIYSVQFHPEASPGPHDSSMTFHPFIEMMEAERG